The genomic window GTACGCGTCGTGCTGCGGTCCTTATCACCAGGGTAGCGCCTCGCCGGAAACCGCGGAGCAGCTCATGCGCTCGCGCTACAGCGCCTTCGCCTTGCGAAAGGTGGACTACCTGTTCGAGACGACCTTCCCCTCATCGCGCGGGGCTCACCTGCGTCAGGAGCTTGCTGAAGGTATCGATGATCCCGTTTGGACTTCGCTGAGCGTGCTGTCCACTAGCCAGGGGCGAAAGGGCGACAAGCAAGGCAAAGTGGAATTCGTCGCCCACTACCTGCTCGATGGCAAGCCCTGCGCCATGCACGAACGTTCGCGCTTCAAGCGCTATCAAGGCGCATGGAAATATGTCGATGGTGAGGACCTCTGAACGGGCAGCCGGGGGGCAAGGGCAACGGCGCTTGATCCGAGTCGACCGGCTCAAAACTCGCTTCTGACCAGCCTGAAGAAGCGACGGTCGGAGCTATCCAATCTGACTTCCCAGGCGTCTCCCACTCGGGTGGGCGTTTCCGGAACCGTTTCCCAGATCTCCGCCTTTGGCGTGGTCGCCTGTTGCAGCCATTGTTGTCGGGTGGCGCAGTCTGGCCAGGAGATCGAGAGCGCGCTTCCTCCGAAGGCGATTTCGGGAGCGGGTAGAAAGCTTCGCGAGTCGAGCGGGTTTGTATCCGAAAGATACTCCTGTCTTTCGTCGAATCCATCGCCATCCGTGTCGGAAAGGGTGGTGGTCAGGAAATGCTCTTGAAGCCACCAGTTCGGAGTGCCGTCCGACGCTCTGCCTGGTTCGCGTGGAGTCAGGGTGACTGTCGTATCAGTGTATTCGATTTTGAATACATAGAAGAGGTCTGGAGACTCGAAGAGCATGTCGTGCGGGTTTGCGAATCTCCCCTCGATCCCAGACGCTTCGAGCACGGTTAAGGTGTCGTCAATCGCGAGACCCGCTCGAGGGCTGATGTGAAGCGTCAGTTGGCCGCTCAGAGTGGCGATGCCATCGATCTCGTCGGATTCGTAGTGGAAGGCCACGGGAGCGCTTCCCGCTTGCAGCGCCCCGGCGAGGACGGACTCATGGTCTACCGGCAGTTGATGGAAATCGTCTCGTATCCAAGGTATGGATTCGGTGAGAAGACTCTGCTCGATCGTTGGCTCCGGCGCGTGAAAGCCGTTCAGGTCCGCTAGTTCGAGGCTGTGGAAGGCGTCGTTTTCGACTTCCGGCCGCTCGAGCCAGGCTGAGGGCGAGAGGAATTCGCCAGCGATGCGGAATGGCATGCCGGACGCGGGGGTCTGCCATCGGTTTCCGTGAAATGAGACGTTCGCCAGCGGTTCGTCGGCGACGATGAAATTCGGATCCCAGCTTTGGATCGATTGTCCCGCGAAGTTCGGCGCTACGATGAGATTGTTGGCGATGGTGTAGCGTTCGGTTTCCGCCGGGTTGCCTGAGATGTTCAGGAATTCGCCCGCGGTTCCCTCGTAAATGACGGTGTTGTGGGTGATCCAGACGCTGCCGACGCGATTGTCGTAGCCGTCGACGCCTGCTCCGGGCTGCTCCATCCGGATCCCGTTTTGTTCGCCTAAAAAGAGGTTGGCGCGTATGTGTACGTCGTCCGAGTCGGGCATGATGCGAATGGTCGGAAAGTAGTGATACGCCGCCCGTGTGAAGCGGTTGCGAGCGATCACCGCGTTTCTCCAGGCTGAAATGCCAAGGTGCGTCTCGTACCCGACGAACACGGCGTTGTTGAGATCGTTGTCGCCGAGGTAGGCGTAGCGCCCGTCCACTAGATCGACGGCGAAACCTGCCGCTTGTCCTTCCGATTCGCGCCGTTGCAGATGCGCGGAGTTGGTTTCGAATCGATTGAACAGGACGAATATTCTCTCCCCGAAAAGTCGTGCTGAATGTCCCGCGTAGGTGCCCTCGGTCTCGTTGTCCAAGAGCGTGATATTGTAGCCAGATCCATACAACAGGTAGCGACCTACTAGTCCCGCGGTGTTTCCCTGCATGAGGTACCCGGAGGGGCGCACGCCAGTGACGTGGTCCGAGGTCAATTGAGTGGAGAATCCGACGTTTCCAAAATGGCACCTGCGCACCGTGATGTTTTGAGTCGTTTCGCCAGTGGTAGCCACGCCTTTGAAAAGATCGGCGTCTTCGGGCCATTGCGGGGTCGAGGGTGAGGAGAAGACTAGGTCCTGCACCGTGATCCCTTGGGATTCGTCGATGCTGATAGCGGTGGGAGCGCTCTCGCTGATGAGGTCCGGTCCGTAGAGGACGGGACGATCGCCCTCGCCGTAGGCCCCAATAAGCACGTTTTGCAGTCCCACGAGCGAGAGCTGGGACAGGGAAAAGTCGTGTTGCTGACCTCTGTGAAATAGGATCGCTTGGTCGCTTGTGAGGAGTTCTTGGATACGGGCGGGACTTCTCACTGGAGCGCTGAAGCTCAAGCCATCGTTTCCATCGTCGCCCTCTGCGGAAACGTAAATGCGCTGGCGGTTGTCTCCCATCACCGTGACTTGGCGTGTGGCGATCGCCGTCTGGCCATCGTCCTGAGTCACGTTCAGAGTGATGGTGTAAACGCCAGGTGTATCAAAGGTATGAGCGCCACCCCAGCTAAGCAAGGTGTTGAAGTCGGCGCCTGAATCTCCGAAGTCCCAAGAGAAGCGAGTCGTCTCTATGGTGCCGCTATCGAGGATCGAATCCAGTCCGTGAACATGGATGGTGAAAGGGGCGGTGCCGACGGCTGTTTGGTTTTCTTCAAATCCGACGAGGCTTGCGATCGGAGTAGGACGCGCTTCGAGCGCGGGTACGAAGAGGGCGAAACTCAGCAATAGAGAAACGGAGCGAAACATGCCTCATCTATCGGCCTTCTCTTTTTCCGAGTGAGGACGAGATTTGAGGAGAAATAGGCTTTCGCGTAAAAATGCCATCAAGTTTTTCAAGCGTTTCGTTCGCTTTCGTATCCTGTTCTTGGACGAGCGTTTTGCCTGTGTCGGGACGTGAACTCTCAGAGGGTGATAGGAAGTTCGCTGGCTTGCTTTCGTACATGCAGGAGGGCGAGAAACTGCTGAGCATGGCTGGGATCGGTGAGCGGGATCGTTCCGGTTCGGATTCGATCGGGATGCGCTTGCGATTTGACGGTCGGATGTTCGGTTTCGAGGGATCTGGCGTAGTCGATCAAACCCTTCGCTCCGCTCTTTTTGAGCTGGGTCCGTGTGACGATTTGAAAAAGCCCGGCGGAGTTGGGTGCGATGTGCCGACCGGCTTCCAGAGCGATGCGTCCCATGGTGACTCGCGGATTCACTTCCACTACGCTTTTAAGCCTCAACCGCCCGTCGTGTTCCCGATAGACGAAGGCGTCTATTCCGATAGGACCTTGGAAATTCGCGGAAATCAGTTCATCGGAAAGGAGGGGATTGAGCGACGCCTCATACCATTGGTAGACCCTTGGTTTGCCACGCTCTCGCTGCATGAGGAAGCGAACGATCTCCTTGTCGAGCCCATGGGTAAAGGCGTTCAGGACGATGCCTTGGAACTGTCCACGCGCATTGTTTATCAGTCGAGTGAAGCCCACCGTGTCGAGTCTGCTTCCTCGCATTTCG from Pelagicoccus sp. SDUM812003 includes these protein-coding regions:
- a CDS encoding PKD domain-containing protein is translated as MFRSVSLLLSFALFVPALEARPTPIASLVGFEENQTAVGTAPFTIHVHGLDSILDSGTIETTRFSWDFGDSGADFNTLLSWGGAHTFDTPGVYTITLNVTQDDGQTAIATRQVTVMGDNRQRIYVSAEGDDGNDGLSFSAPVRSPARIQELLTSDQAILFHRGQQHDFSLSQLSLVGLQNVLIGAYGEGDRPVLYGPDLISESAPTAISIDESQGITVQDLVFSSPSTPQWPEDADLFKGVATTGETTQNITVRRCHFGNVGFSTQLTSDHVTGVRPSGYLMQGNTAGLVGRYLLYGSGYNITLLDNETEGTYAGHSARLFGERIFVLFNRFETNSAHLQRRESEGQAAGFAVDLVDGRYAYLGDNDLNNAVFVGYETHLGISAWRNAVIARNRFTRAAYHYFPTIRIMPDSDDVHIRANLFLGEQNGIRMEQPGAGVDGYDNRVGSVWITHNTVIYEGTAGEFLNISGNPAETERYTIANNLIVAPNFAGQSIQSWDPNFIVADEPLANVSFHGNRWQTPASGMPFRIAGEFLSPSAWLERPEVENDAFHSLELADLNGFHAPEPTIEQSLLTESIPWIRDDFHQLPVDHESVLAGALQAGSAPVAFHYESDEIDGIATLSGQLTLHISPRAGLAIDDTLTVLEASGIEGRFANPHDMLFESPDLFYVFKIEYTDTTVTLTPREPGRASDGTPNWWLQEHFLTTTLSDTDGDGFDERQEYLSDTNPLDSRSFLPAPEIAFGGSALSISWPDCATRQQWLQQATTPKAEIWETVPETPTRVGDAWEVRLDSSDRRFFRLVRSEF
- a CDS encoding YchJ family metal-binding protein → MSAPNPKQSQSCEYADKSCPCGTETPYASCCGPYHQGSASPETAEQLMRSRYSAFALRKVDYLFETTFPSSRGAHLRQELAEGIDDPVWTSLSVLSTSQGRKGDKQGKVEFVAHYLLDGKPCAMHERSRFKRYQGAWKYVDGEDL